One window of the Pseudochaenichthys georgianus chromosome 21, fPseGeo1.2, whole genome shotgun sequence genome contains the following:
- the LOC117467028 gene encoding trace amine-associated receptor 13c-like, whose translation METSQMDELCFPQLFNNSCRKPTPAQSDVLLAYILLSFITLITAALNLLVIISISHFRQLHTPTNLLILSLAVSDFLVGLFLMPVTILLTEACWYLGDLTCALYNIVGFIITSSTVGNMVLISIDRYFAICDPLHYTTRVTLNRTKICICLCWIGSVIYNCLILKDFLRQPDSHNSCHGECVAVIDNITGAVDLVVNFIAPITVIIVLYIRVFVVAVSQARAMRSHVRAVTMQRSVGATAKKSEMKAARTLGVVVLVFLICFFPYYTASLIGEDIENSSSTSPIVVWLLYFNSCLNPVIYASLYPWFRKSIKLIVTLKILQSYSCDSKIL comes from the exons ATGGAGACTTCCCAAATGGATGAACTCTGCTTTCCACAACTCTTCAACAACTCCTGCAGGAAGCCTACGCCAGCTCAGTCAGATGTCCTGCTCGCTTACATCCTGCTGTCCTTCATCACTCTGATCACTGCAGCTCTCAACCTGCTGGTCATCATCTCTATCTCCCACTTCAG GCAGCTCCACACCCCCACTAACCTCCTCATCCTCTCCCTGGCAGTCTCAGACTTCCTTGTGGGCCTATTTTTGATGCCTGTTACAATCCTTCTAACAGAGGCTTGCTGGTACTTGGGTGACCTGACGTGTGCTCTGTATAATATTGTTGGTTTTATCATTACCTCTTCTACTGTTGGAAACATGGTGCTCATATCCATTGATCGTTATTTTGCTATTTGTGACCCTCTACATTACACCACCAGAGTAACTCTCAACAGAACAAAAATCTGCATCTGTCTTTGTTGGATTGGCTCTGTTATCTATAATTGTCTAATTTTAAAGGACTTTCTGAGACAACCTGATTCACATAATTCTTGCCATGGAGAGTGTGTAGCTGTCATTGACAATATCACAGGAGCTGTTGACTTAGTTGTTAACTTTATTGCCCCCATTACTGTTATCATAGTTCTGTATATCAGAGTGTTTGTGGTGGCTGTGTCTCAGGCTCGAGCCATGCGATCCCATGTTAGAGCTGTCACTATGCAACGTTCAGTTGGTGCAACTGCTAAGAAATCTGAGATGAAAGCAGCCAGGACTCTTGGtgttgttgtccttgtgtttctaatATGTTTTTTTCCATATTACACTGCATCCCTTATAGGTGAGGATATTGAAAATAGTAGTTCAACCTCACCCATTGTAGTCTGGTTGCTGTATTTTAACTCCTGTCTGAACCCAGTGATTTATGCCTCGTTATACCCATGGTTTAGAAAATCTATCAAGCTCATTGTTACCCTTAAGATACTTCAGTCTTACTCGTGTGATTCTAAAATACTGTAA